In Setaria viridis chromosome 5, Setaria_viridis_v4.0, whole genome shotgun sequence, the genomic stretch CCTTGCACAATCCAGGATGACAAATACCACAAACCACTTAGGCTCGATCAtgtttcatcatcacattcctCAAATCTTGATCACGTTGTTGTCTTCGTTATGCTAGCAGTACACATCTCTCCGCCTCATAAGATTACTAAGGTCTCATAAGATTTTTGATGGATTTGCATTAATATTAATATTGCCACCAATCTAGtctcaaccttgcttgtgtTCTCCATGGTCATGTTTTATTCTAACTTGCAAGACCTACAAGCGCATATGATGGTTCttctatatacataatataTCGCATCTCCTAAGACATATATCGCGGGCCGGTggcgcgcgggggagcggcgccggTGGAGCGGAGGCGACCGGCGGTGGGCAGAGGCGGGTGGGTGCGGGCGCAGGCGGAGGTGGGTGGGCATGCGGGGGAGCGGCGCTGGCGGAGCGAAGGCGGGTGGGCGCGGGCataggcggaggcggaggccggcgcgggcACGTGCGGAGGCGGACGGGTGGAGGCatgcagcggcgggcgggcacGGGCGAGTggcggctgggccggcggcggcctcgcggcACGGGTGGAGGCGGAGACCGGCAACGGCCGGGCAGCCCTCCGGCGAGCGTGgggcttttttttattttttttcaaaaatttttagtcccggttggtagttggtaacaccaattgGTAcaaaagggggcctttagttccAGGTGGattacccgggactaaagaccccctcttttgtcttgaaaaatttATCCCGGATAACTTAGAGAGATTTGagcctatccaaccgggactaaaggtgagttttccatCGGTGAATGTCAGAGGCTCATCCTAAATGGTGACACCATGCTGATCATGCAATTTATCATTATTTTATCGCCCTCATGCATGCTGCATGATAGATATTGGTACTGGGCAGCTTAGATTCCTCAGCGCATCATGCTGCTCAGCCATGGAGGTCAAGTCATCGCTATTGTCCATATCACAACGCCTCTGCGTTCTCTTGTTGTCCTCCCCTTCCCTCTACCTTGCACCTTCTTGTTTTGCTGATCCTATTGTCAGTTTGTTGCAGCCATTTATGGGCACCTCTTTCATCCATTGTCCACTGTTGTTGCCCGCTGCCTCAGTTCTTCTCTGACCAAAGCGGTCGTATCGCGCTGGTCGGTAGGAAGCCATCGTCTCGCAAAAGCATAGTCGTCGTCGCCAAACCACATCTAGCCGATGCCGAACCATACTTTTGCCATCTTGTTTGCCAACTTGCCGCTATGGAAGCCTCCATGCATCGCTCATCGAGTCTATCCTATCTCTATCAGCTCCTGTGGTATCCTGTTTTGTTTTTGCCTCAACCACGAAGCCATAGGTTGCTGGTGCTAAATTGCAGGGCCAGCAACAGGTATTTCCTCTCCCTGGCCTTGCGGCCATGCTATGTATttttctctctcaaaaaaaattccaaTGATTTAATCCTAATGTTCCGATCATGTGTGATTGGTTTATTAATTAAAGTTAGAGTTATACTTTAAGtatattatataaaaataatatatatatatatatatatatgtatatataaaaGTTACCATGCAAAGTACAACTTCCAATAAGGTGGAGAGGTTCGGATGGAATTTTGATTCAACTTACTCTATTCTAGATATTAGAGTTGTACTAGCAAAATACCGCTACGGTAAAAAAATCAATTGGGTTTTTCaactaataatattttttattttcatcactaaatttttattccacTTATTGGATGTCCACACATTTTAATAGAAAACTAAAAAATGTTTGACTAATTATTTCCTTCACTCAAATACCcattaaattaaaatatttttttattcaagcaAGAGAGTTAAATCAGCCTCCGATGGCCACCGatgggggctctttagtcccggtgggtaatatcaactgggactaaagaacccctttaGCCCCGGTTGTAAAAGCTAGTGGCCCTCGGGATTCTGGTGGAGTGTTTTGTCCTGGTTGCaactaccaaccaggactaaaggagacctttagttccgattggtgtttccaacctgGACAAAACGCTCCCCGCCTCCACACACACAATGCGCGTGTCCCactttctctcctccctctccttaaTTCCAGTGCCTATGCCTCCTCTCCTTAATTCCAACACCCAcatgcctcctctcctcctcccttcggtccctacctcctctcctccctctcttcctccgccggatccggccggcccccactccctctccccaagctcctccctctccctcggccGCGCAGGTCAGGCggtgcggccggggccggggcggcgtgggCGGTCGGGGCTCGGGAGGATGACAGGTGGTTATGAGGATGATACCTGCAGACAATACTTTTAATCCCTCAATTCTTACCGAGAATTGCACTATGAACTGCGCTTTCATTTATGCTACACCGCTCAGCTATAAAAAAGGTGCAAATCGACCAAAATAAATGAATAAACCACACGGTTTAGACTGGTGGCATCTATATGTTTGATGAGTTTTGAATCCCAACAGACCTCTGTTTGCTTATCCAACAGGAGGAAAAAACTTTACTTACTAAATAAGCTTTGCATGCCAGGCTGCAATTGTTAGAGCAGGATTGGGTAATTTGTGAACATAATTGAATCAAAGTTTTGTCTCAGACTAGTAATAGAAAATGGTAATGCTCCATAGCTAGAACACGTTCCTACACTAGTTTAAAAAATTCCCTGAAATTGGGAACAATGGTCAAGCCCAAACCAAACTTGGAACTTGGAAGGCCGCTGGCCAATGTCAAAGTCAAAAAACAGAAGCAGACAGCGACGTCTCACCAGATCACGAATCAGCCTTAGGATTAATACACTCTGTCTGGCAATGCGGCAATGCGCGTAGCTCCCCTGCTGACCAAGAAAAGCAAGCTCCGTCTGGCAGCAAGCTCTTCAATACGCTCCAGCCCAGCTCTACCATGGCATTGGCGATGCGCGTCATGAGCTTGCTTCCTGCCACCATCGCCGTGATGATCGCAGCAGCCTTCTGGGGAGCGCACGGCGGTGCCAGCGACGAGGCCAGCGCGCTGCTTGCTTTCAAGGCTGAGCTCGCCGGCAGCGGCTCCGGCATGCTTGCATCCTGGAATGGCACCGCTGGCGTCTGCGGCTGGGAGGGCGTGGCGTGCACCGGCGGCCAGGTGGTGGCACTGAGCCTGCCCTCCTATGGGCTCGCCGGAGCCCTCTCCCCGGCCATTGGGAACCTCACTTTCCTGCGGACCCTGAACCTGAGTTCCAACTGGTTCCAGGGGGAGGTCCCAGCAAGCATCGGCCGCCTAGCGCGTCTGCAGACGCTTGATCTGAGCTACAATGCGTTCTCTGGTACGCTTCCTTCCAACCTCAGTTCCTGTGTCAGCTTACTGCTGTTGAGGCTCAGCAGTAACCGGTTCCATGGGCGTATCCCTGTTGAGCTTGGAGACAAGCTAACAAGTCTTCAGAAGTTCTCACTGGGCAACAACAGCTTGACGGGTGCCATACCAGGATCACTAGGTAACCTGTCATCCCTGAACTACCTTGATCTGACAGAAAACCACCTCGAGGGTCCGATCCCACATGAACTTGGCAGCATGGGCGGCCTGCAGGTCCTTTTACTCTATGAGAACAGACTCTCCGGTGTGCTTCCACACTCCCTGTACAATATGTCCTCACTGAAAAAGTTGGATGTAGGAAACAACACGCTGTCTGGAACCATCCCTGCTGATATCGGCGATAGGTTCGCCGGTATGGAAGTTCTTGACTTTAGTAGCAACCGATTAAGTGGAGCTATCCCACCTTCGCTCGGCAACCTCTCTGCTCTCACAAAACTAAACCTTCCAGGAAATGATTTTATTGGATATGTGCCTTCTGCTTTGGGGAAGTTGCAAAGTCTTACTGACCTGTTCTTGACTGACAACAGGCTAGAAGCAAACGACAGTCAAGGGTGGGAATTCATCACTTCACTGGCAAACTGCTCCCAGCTTCAGTATCTTGTTCTCGGCAACAACTCTTTCAGCGGGCAACTGCCTAATTCAGTCGCAAACCTGTCATCAACTCTGCAACGTCTTTATTTGGGAGACAATATGATTTCTGGGAATATTCCAATAAACATCGGAAATTTGGTTGGTCTTACAGTACTTGAGATGGCAAATACTTTAGTATCTGGACAGATTCCAGAGAGCATTGGTCAGCTAAGAAACTTGGGTGTGTTAGGCCTTTACAACACTAGCTTGTCAGGCCTCATACCTTCATCACTAGGAAATCTTACACAGTTGAATAATCTTTATTTATACTATGGAAACTTAGAGGGGCCAATTCCATCAAACTTGGGGAACTTAAAGAATGTGTTTGTCTTTGATCTCTCAACAAATCGACTCAATGGTTCAATTCCTATAGAGGTTTTAAAACTTCCTCGACTTTCCTGGTACTTAGACTTATCATATAATTCATTATCCGGGCCACTTCCAACTGAGGCTGGTACCATGGTGAATCTTAACGAACTGATTCTGTCTGGAAACAAGTTGTCAGGCACCATACCAGCTAGTGTTGGGAACTGTATATCGTTGGTAAAGCTGCTGCTCGATAACAACTTATTAGAAGGAAGCATACCTCAATCTCTGAAGAACTTAAAAGGTCTTGCATTACTGAACCTAACAATGAATAAGCTATCTGGTAGTATTCCTGATGCCCTTGCTAGCATTGGCAACCTGCAACAACTGTATCTTGCACACAACAACTTGTCAGGTTCCATCCCCAAAGTTCTACAGAATTTGACATTGTTGGCAAAACTGGATTTGTCCTTCAATGATCTGCAAGGCGAAGTGCCCAAAGGGGGTCCTTTTGCAAATGCAATTCGCTTGTCAATTGATGGAAATGATGAGCTTTGTGGCGGAAACCCTCAACTTCATTTAGCTCCGTGCTCCACAGCTGCTGCGGGGAAGAATAGAAGGCGAATGTCAAGATCACTTATGGTTACCGTAGCGTCAATCTGTGCATTTCTATTCTTAGGTTTAGTAGTTTGTCTTATCCATTTGATCCACAAGAGGCTcagacaaggaaagaaaaatcaAGTCATTCCCACAGCAATTGATGAACAGCACGAAAGGGTTTCATATCAAGCATTAGCAAATGGAACTGACCATTTTTCGGAGGTTAATCTGCTTGGACAAGGAAGCTATGGTGCAGTTTATAAGTGCACTTTACATGACAAGGGAATTACCGCAGCTGTAAAGGTATTCAACGTCTGGCAATCTGGGTCTACTAGAAGTTTTGTGGCTGAATGTGAGGCACTGCGAAGGGTGCGCCACCGATGTCTCATAAAGATCATCACCTGTTGCTTAAGCATTGATCACCAAGGCCAAGAATTCAAGGCACTGGTTTTTGAGTTCATGCCCAATGGTAACCTAAATGATTGGCTGCATCCAGCATCCAAAATACAGAGTCTGAGCAATACACTCAGCTTAGCTCAGAGACTAGACATTGCGGTAGATATCATGGATGCTCTGGATTATCTTCACAATCAGTGTCAACCGCCTATTATCCATTGTGATCTCAAACCAAGTAACATCCTCCTTGCCGAAGATATGAGTGCTCGGGTTGGAGATTTCGGCATATCAAAAATCCTTCCTGACGACACTAGCAAAACTCTGCTGAATTCAGTTAGCTTCACTGGACTAAGAGGTTCCATTGGATACGTCGCTCCAGGTAACAGAAACTAACACTGATATTGCTATGTTCAGTTTTTAACTTCCATTTTGCCAAGTCCAGTTATCTCGGCATGAATCGTTCGTAAGTAGCTTGCCATGAATCCACTGACCAAATAGTGTCTGAAATCTGAATTGACTGCAGAGTACGGCGAGGGTCGCGCGGTCTCAACTCTTGGAGATGTTTACAGCCTCGGCATACTGTTGCTTGAGATGTTCACCGGGATGAGCCCTACTGACGACATGTTCAAAGGCTCCTTGGACCTTCATAAGTTCGCCGAGGCCGCTCTCCCCGACAGAGCCTTGAAGGTAGCCGACCTGGCAATCTGGCTTCATGAAGAAGCAAAGGGGGAAGACCCAGCCACGGTGAGAAGCAGAAGCGAGAGGTGCTTGGCTTCAGTGGTCGGGCTTGGCGTGTCCTGCTCAAAGCAGCTGCCAAGGGAGCGGACGGCGATGCGGGATGCTGCCGCTGAGATGCGTGCGATCAGAGATGCCTTCCTGGTTCAATGTGCAACAGAGACTTGGCCTGCAGTCGGCACCAGCGGCCTTGGAAGCACAGACACTTGAATGGTGGACGGAGCTACGGTCTCTTGACGCACCAAGGAGCCACCGGACTAGCTGCTCTGCAACTAACAGAGTGGAGAAAGCGCCCCttaatgaaaagaaaaacagccGGTGCAAGGCTTTATACAAAGAATGTGACAGCCACTGCGTGTATCCGAGAGCCTTATCTAATCTACCGAGGATTGTTGTGTATGGATGCATATAGATTATGCACGTACTTCTCCGTCAAAAAATAAACGCACATCTCACTTCTTGAGGAGTTAAACTTTCTAAGTTTGactaaaatttataaaaaaaatgtactaCTATTTATAATGTATAATAAGTATAATTAGATTGAGCATTGAGTATACTTTCCTAATACatttatttgaagatacaaatgtTGATACTATTTTCTATATTCTTAGTCAAATTTAAAAATGTTTGACACCTCGAGAAATAAGATGTACGTTTATTTTAGGACTGAGAAAGTGCCCGTCACGGGGATTAGTCACGATATAAGTAGGGACTAGAAAGTACCAAAACCCCATTCACTGCCCTTCGATCGCTCAAATTAAAGGAACCATTGCATATGGTGGCGATGCGCTCACGGGTCTTTCTCCAACCTTCATTCTCCAACCTCTCTGCTCTCGTGGGTCTTGAACTCGCATGAAACAGTTTTAGTGGAAGCGTGCCTCCAACTTTGGGGAGATTGCGAAGCCTCATTTGCCTATCCTTAAGTGGCAATAAGCTAGGATCGAATGATAAGGATGGATTGGAATTCATCACCATGCTGGCAAACTGCAGCCAGCTTCAGCAACTGGCTTTTGACAATAATTCGTTCATCGGGAAACTTCCTAGCTCAATTGCAAATCTATCGACAATACTCCAATTGCTCTATACAGGAAACAATTGGATTTCGGGATTTATTCCATCCAGCATCGGTAATTTGGTTGGTCTAGAACTGCTTACGTTGGCAAATACTTTCATATCCGAAGTGATTCCAGATAGCATTGGTCGCCTAGAAGACACGTCCGTGTTAGGCATTTACTACACTAGCTTGTCAGGCATCGTACCTTCATCACAAGGAAATCTTACTGAAAGCTCTCTGTGCGCACGATAGCAACTTGGAGGGTCCAATTCCAGCAAGCTTGGGGAACTTAAAGAATCTTGTTGTCCTCGATCTCCTGCTAAGGTTTGAGGTCGAAGCAAAgtataaacctctctcaagactgcgaagctaccataaaGCAGATTAGTCTGAGGATCGGGCTATACCCTATCAACACCTCCCCTCTTgtcctttcggtaagattaccccaaactagactctttaattaattagccaagatatGATTGTACcaagtttaatcattgagttcattaaaaccATCATAACCTAAGATATTGCAACTAAGCATATCTACCCAACAAAAAGGTAAAACCTaggttgacaaggaatgatcataaaaatTAGGTAAACCTTAATAAGACCCATAAATATTAAATGTAGAGCAATACAAAAGTGATTAAATATAGTTAATTGGAACAAAAGTACAAGgccacacttgcctttctccaaagaataGCTGCTCAGATTATCTTCAGCTCTTGGTCCTCAAAGCTCTTGAACAACGTTCCTTCTACTCGCATCAATCATCGGCACACAAGCATACAAAGCAAACAACAATCACAACTAAGAATAATACATCAATTAtaggaaagctttaaaagagcgtaccaAAGGATAAGGCTCAAATCTAAGGTCACGCTAATGCAAGAAACGCTGGGAAcgaaactatggttgaaaagacaaagctatcgagagatttgaattataaaagaaagacaAAAGCCTATGTGCTTCGtatattttaataaagaaaataatgtaaATATATTTTAGACAAACAGCTGGTGCAAGGCTTTATACAAAGAATGTGACAGCCACTGCGTGTATCCGAGAGCCTTATCTAATCTACCAAGGATTGTT encodes the following:
- the LOC117857525 gene encoding uncharacterized protein — translated: MALAMRVMSLLPATIAVMIAAAFWGAHGGASDEASALLAFKAELAGSGSGMLASWNGTAGVCGWEGVACTGGQVVALSLPSYGLAGALSPAIGNLTFLRTLNLSSNWFQGEVPASIGRLARLQTLDLSYNAFSGTLPSNLSSCVSLLLLRLSSNRFHGRIPVELGDKLTSLQKFSLGNNSLTGAIPGSLGNLSSLNYLDLTENHLEGPIPHELGSMGGLQVLLLYENRLSGVLPHSLYNMSSLKKLDVGNNTLSGTIPADIGDRFAGMEVLDFSSNRLSGAIPPSLGNLSALTKLNLPGNDFIGYVPSALGKLQSLTDLFLTDNRLEANDSQGWEFITSLANCSQLQYLVLGNNSFSGQLPNSVANLSSTLQRLYLGDNMISGNIPINIGNLVGLTVLEMANTLVSGQIPESIGQLRNLGVLGLYNTSLSGLIPSSLGNLTQLNNLYLYYGNLEGPIPSNLGNLKNVFVFDLSTNRLNGSIPIEVLKLPRLSWYLDLSYNSLSGPLPTEAGTMVNLNELILSGNKLSGTIPASVGNCISLVKLLLDNNLLEGSIPQSLKNLKGLALLNLTMNKLSGSIPDALASIGNLQQLYLAHNNLSGSIPKVLQNLTLLAKLDLSFNDLQGEVPKGGPFANAIRLSIDGNDELCGGNPQLHLAPCSTAAAGKNRRRMSRSLMVTVASICAFLFLGLVVCLIHLIHKRLRQGKKNQVIPTAIDEQHERVSYQALANGTDHFSEVNLLGQGSYGAVYKCTLHDKGITAAVKVFNVWQSGSTRSFVAECEALRRVRHRCLIKIITCCLSIDHQGQEFKALVFEFMPNGNLNDWLHPASKIQSLSNTLSLAQRLDIAVDIMDALDYLHNQCQPPIIHCDLKPSNILLAEDMSARVGDFGISKILPDDTSKTLLNSVSFTGLRGSIGYVAPEYGEGRAVSTLGDVYSLGILLLEMFTGMSPTDDMFKGSLDLHKFAEAALPDRALKVADLAIWLHEEAKGEDPATVRSRSERCLASVVGLGVSCSKQLPRERTAMRDAAAEMRAIRDAFLVQCATETWPAVGTSGLGSTDT